In the Streptomyces sp. NBC_00193 genome, CACCGCGATCATCCCGACGAAGAAGGACCAGCTCGGCGTCTCGCTCGGGGAGTTCGTCGGGGAGAACTTCCTCTCCGCCGACGTGGTGCGCACGAGACTGCACGCCCTCGGCATCGGCGGCCGGCTCGGCGCCTGGCTGGCCGAGCCCGCACACGCCGACCGGGTCACGGCGGAGCTGGCCACGGCCCTGCGGGGGGCGCTGACGGTCCTGCGGGACTCCGATGTGCAGGCCGTCGTGGGCGAGGCGATCACGCGGCGGGCCGAGACGGCGGAGATCGCGCCGGGCATCGGCAAGACGCTGGAGAAGGTCGTCGCGGACGGCGGCCACCGCCGGGTCGTGGACCTGGTGTGCGCGCGGGCGTACGACTGGCTCGTCACCCACGCCGAGTCGGTCGAGGCGGCCGTACAGGGCGGGGCGCCGGGCTGGACCCCGAGGTTCGTGGACCGCAAGATCGGCGACCGCGTCTACAAGGAGCTGCTCCGCTTCGTCCAGGAGATGCGGGACATGCCGGAGCACCCGGCGCGCGGGGCGGTGGACCGCTTCCTCGCGGACTTCGCGGCGGACCTCCAGTCGGACACGGAGACGCGGGCGCGGGTGGAGCGCCTGAAGTCGGAGATCTTGCAGCGGGAGGAGATCCAGGACGTGATCGCCTCCACCTGGACGGCGGTCCGCTCGATGATCATCTCGGCGGCGGAGGACGAGCGGAGCGCGCTGCGCCTGCGGGTCCGTTCCTCGCTGATGTCCCTGGGCGCCCGGCTGGCCACGGACGGCCGCCTCCAGAACAAGGTGGAGGGCTGGATCGAGGGCGCGGTCGTCTACGTGGTCACCACGTACCGGACGGAGATCACCTCGCTGATCACCGACACGGTGGCGGGCTGGGACGCGGAGCACACCTCGCGCAAGATCGAGGCCCATATCGGCCGCGACCTCCAGTTCATCCGCATCAACGGCACGGTGGTCGGCGCCCTGGCGGGCCTCCTGATCTACACCCTGTCGCGCGCGTTCGGCGCGTAGCGGGGCGGGACGCCGGACCCTCGCGGCGGCGCTACGGCTCGTGGCGCCGGCGCGCGAGATGGGCGGTGATGTCGGCGGCGATCCCGACCCTCTCCGGCAGGACCCGCGCGATCCGGCGGAACACCTGCTCCCTGGCCGGGGCCGGCAGGACGAGGTAGGCCGAGACGGTGGAGAGGTGGCCGACGTAGTCGCCGGCGCTCATGGTCAGGCGGCGCTCGATCACAGCCTGTTGGACGTCGGTGAACCAGGCGGACCGCCGGAGCTCGGTACCGGGCCACTGGATGTCGTACCCGGGCGGCGTCCCGTCCGGGGACGGAATCTCGTCGCTCTCCAGGAACGGTGCCCGCGCCGTGCGGACGACCTCCTCCACGGCCGGGTCGGCCAACCGGACCGGCCCGCCGAACGAGGCGAACACGCCACCGGGCTCCAGCAGGGAGGCCACGCGCGCCCACCGGCCTTCCGGGTCGGTCCAGTGCAGCGCCGCCGCCGCATAGACCAGCCCGTACCCCCGGCCGTACCGCGGGCCCGGTCGCAGGTCCTCGAAGGCGGCCTGCACCGTCCGGACGCTCGTCGGCACGTGCTTGCGCAGCTCCGCCAGCATCGCTCCGTCGGGCTCGGTCGCGGTGACCGCGACCCCCTGCCGGGCGAACAGGCGGGTTGCCTTGCCCGTCCCGGCACCGATCTCCAGGGCGCTCGGAACGGGACGGCCCGCGTACGTCATCACCAGGTCCACGAGCTCCGCGGGATACCCCGGCCGGAACCGTTCGTAGGCTTCCGCCATCACGCCGAAGCTCAGTGCACGATCGGGCATGCCGGAGATCCTGGCACGAACCGGTACCGCGCCGGGCCGTACCGGCGGGGCGTCGCCCACGGCCCGGGTCCGGGGCGGGTTCCCTTACGGCCCGGGCGGGGTCCCGTGCGGAACCCGCTGGGGTCCCTTACGGCCCGGGCGGGCGGGCGGTCAGCCCCGGTCCGCGACGGCCCAGGACGCGGCGGCGACCACGCCCGCGGCGCCGATGACGGCGGGCCAGGCGCCGACCTTCTTCGCCAGCGGGTGCGCACCGGCGAACCCGGCGAGGTACAGCGCCCCGAGCCCGGCCGCGGCGGGGGCGCCGCCGCGCCTGTGCCACTCCCGCCCGGCGACGATGCCCGCGGCGCCGAGCACGACACCGCCGAGCGGCCGCTTCCTGGTCCACCGCGCGACGGCGTAACCGCCGACCAGACCGGCGGCCGCCACTGCAGAACTCGGTACCCGTGCCATGCTGTCCAACTCCCTCACCTCATCGGTTCATCGGTTCATACGCGCACACCTACTCGCCCCCGAGGCTAACTCGACCCCTTGACCACCCGTCGGGCCCCCACCGCGCCCAACACCAGTACGGCCCCGCCGATCACCGGCTCCGGCACCGCGTCCCGTACACCGCGCGGCAGCACCGCGACCACGCCCAACACGAGCAGAAACGCGAGCCCGGCCCCGCCGGCGGCCCGAAGCAGTCTGTCCACGTGCTGCTCAACGCGGCCGCCGGGCCGCCCGACACGGACCGCGCGGAGGGGATTTGTCGCACACTCGCCGGATCCGCGCGATGTCTGCCCGTGGAACCTGATGGGCATAAATTCAATCTCCCACCCAAAGGGGCAAACCACCTCGCCCCCTCCCGCCCAATCCGCCCCTTCCACCCCTCATCCCTCCCCACCCACATCAGGAGCCAGGACATCGTGATCTGCTACGGACAGGCCGTCCTCGACCTCGCGGACGAACTGGTCGACGCCTACGCCGACGTCTTCTCCGCACCGCCGTGGAACGAAGACGAAGAAACCATTCGCCAGTTCGCCACCCGCCTCCCGGCCGACGCCCGGCGCCGTGGTTTCCGCACCGCCTTCATCCAGTCCGCCACCGGCATCGACGGCTTCGCCACGGGCTGGATCACCCCGGCGGCCTTCCCGAAGAACCGCGCGTACGCCCAGGTCGCGGCGCAGCTCGGTTCGGCCCGGGTGAAGGAACTCC is a window encoding:
- a CDS encoding N-acetyltransferase; this translates as MICYGQAVLDLADELVDAYADVFSAPPWNEDEETIRQFATRLPADARRRGFRTAFIQSATGIDGFATGWITPAAFPKNRAYAQVAAQLGSARVKELLTGALEIDELAVRPYARGRGTARDLLTEITTDAPDRRAWLLTSRLAKNTVATYRRLGWHEVAPLPGTETGVIVFLSPDHPNRAA
- a CDS encoding DUF445 domain-containing protein: MRTKPSPGGRQEHVEQGSTTTTAEAASSPTSSSTAATARGGFVFSEADEERRRGVRRMKRTATGLLVLVALIYVAAKWAEHAGAGGWAGYVAAGAEAGMVGALADWFAVTALFRRPLGLPIPHTAIIPTKKDQLGVSLGEFVGENFLSADVVRTRLHALGIGGRLGAWLAEPAHADRVTAELATALRGALTVLRDSDVQAVVGEAITRRAETAEIAPGIGKTLEKVVADGGHRRVVDLVCARAYDWLVTHAESVEAAVQGGAPGWTPRFVDRKIGDRVYKELLRFVQEMRDMPEHPARGAVDRFLADFAADLQSDTETRARVERLKSEILQREEIQDVIASTWTAVRSMIISAAEDERSALRLRVRSSLMSLGARLATDGRLQNKVEGWIEGAVVYVVTTYRTEITSLITDTVAGWDAEHTSRKIEAHIGRDLQFIRINGTVVGALAGLLIYTLSRAFGA
- a CDS encoding trans-aconitate 2-methyltransferase — encoded protein: MPDRALSFGVMAEAYERFRPGYPAELVDLVMTYAGRPVPSALEIGAGTGKATRLFARQGVAVTATEPDGAMLAELRKHVPTSVRTVQAAFEDLRPGPRYGRGYGLVYAAAALHWTDPEGRWARVASLLEPGGVFASFGGPVRLADPAVEEVVRTARAPFLESDEIPSPDGTPPGYDIQWPGTELRRSAWFTDVQQAVIERRLTMSAGDYVGHLSTVSAYLVLPAPAREQVFRRIARVLPERVGIAADITAHLARRRHEP